The nucleotide window TGGACCTCTAGAATTAGGGGCTAGCGGAGAGATTTCCAAGATAGTTATAATCCCCCCCTTAGACCTCCCGATAAATACCTCTTTATTTGAGGGAGGGATTCAGAGAAAAAATGAGTCAGAGATTGAACAGATAAAGGCAGGTCTCAAGGGTAAAGGTCTAGAAAAAAAGGTTAAGATCCGTTTAGAAAAAAGGGGTTTGGTTTTAACTTTTTCTGAAAACATATTATTTGAGCCAGGTTCAGCACAGGTAAACTCTTCTTCTATTTCTGTACTCAAGGATCTAAGCTCAGTTTTAAGGAATTCAGCCTTAGCTCTTAGAATAGAGGGGCATACTGACAATGTGCCTATTAAAACACCTTTATTTCAATCCAACTGGGAGTTATCCATAGCAAGGGCTATCAATATTTTAAAATATCTTGAAGAAACCGGAAAGATCCCCCCTGGAAGGCTTTCAGCAGCAGGGTATGGAGATTCTAAGCCCTTGCTTCCTAACAATACTGCGGGGAGAAGGGCAAGAAACAGAAGGGTAGAATTTGTCTTGTTCAGCAGATAATTCTATCCGTTTTTTTCAATAGAGGTTTCTTTAAAACTTTTTATTAGAGGAGAAATAAGATGGTTGCTGCAAAGGAAGAAAATATAGAAGAGGAGGTTTCTCAAAAGGGGGGCTCTTTCTTTAAGTGGGTTGTTCTTCTTATGCTCTTTTTTCTCATAGCCGGTTCAGGAGGATTCTTTGCATGGTATAAGTTTTTTAGAGAACCGACTCAGATAAAGGTTACCGAGAAAAAAGAGACAAAGAAAATCGAAGATACCCTCGGTATTATTTTTCCACTTGAGACCTTTATCGTAAATCTTTCAGAAGATACAGGGAAAAGGTATTTAAAGACAACCTTAGAACTAGAATTACCTGATCTGGGCTCGAAAGAAGAAGTAGAAAAAAGGAAAGCACAAATAAGGGATAATCTATTGGTCTTGCTTAGCAGTAAGTCTTTTAGTGATATCAATACAATTAAAGGAAAGTATAAGCTGAAGGATGAAATCATCACCAGATTAAATGCTATCCTAGTTAATGGAAAGGTTAAACAGGTATATTTTACAGAATTTGTCATTCAGTAAAAAATTAAGGGGAGAAGAATATGAGCCAGGTTTTAAGCCAAGATGAGGTTGATGCTCTACTTAAAGGTATATCTGATGGAGAAGTTGGAGCAGAAACAGATGAGCCTATTGATGAGTCAGGAATCACTTCTTATGACCTGACAAGGGGACGGGTCATCAGGGGAAGGATGCCTACCTTAGAGGTCATTAATCAGAGATTTGCAAGAGAATTTCGTACTTCCTTATCAAATATCCTTAGGAGAACAGTAGATATAAATGTTTTAGCAACAGAGACGATGAAATTCGAGGATTTCTTTAAAAGCCTTCCTGTGCCAACAAGTATTCATATTGTTCGTCTCGAGAATTTAAGGGGTACTGCTCTCGTTGTATTAGAATCCAGACTGGTCTTTACTATTATAGATGCGCTCTTTGGTGGAACAGGAGCAGGCACTACCAAGATTGAAGGAAAGGATTTTACCGCAATTGAAGACAAGGTAATGAAAAGAATCGTTCATAGATTAATAGAGGTTTTAGAAGAATCATGGAAAAATTTTCATAAGATAGGTATAAAATTTTTAAGATCTGAGATCAATCCGCAATTTGCCATTATCGTTCCTCCTACTGATGTCGTTGTAGTGATTTCCTTCGAGGTCGAGTTGGAACAGTCAACAGGTAATATCACATTATGCATTCCTTATTCAACAATAGAGCCAATAAAAGAGAAGCTATCCGCAGGATTTCAGAGTGACCAATTAGGGACGGATCAATCATGGTTATCACGGATTAAAGAACATCTGAAAAGAGTTCCAGCAAATATCACTGTAGAATTAGGAAGGTCAGAGATAAAGGGAAGGGAGCTTTTAAATCTTCAGGTTGGGGATGT belongs to Nitrospinota bacterium and includes:
- a CDS encoding flagellar motor protein MotB, producing MARNKVEGKKMDKNAWMVTFSDLLTLMLTFFVMLLTMSSMDVKKIRSAFGFFTGILGPLELGASGEISKIVIIPPLDLPINTSLFEGGIQRKNESEIEQIKAGLKGKGLEKKVKIRLEKRGLVLTFSENILFEPGSAQVNSSSISVLKDLSSVLRNSALALRIEGHTDNVPIKTPLFQSNWELSIARAINILKYLEETGKIPPGRLSAAGYGDSKPLLPNNTAGRRARNRRVEFVLFSR
- a CDS encoding flagellar basal body-associated FliL family protein yields the protein MVAAKEENIEEEVSQKGGSFFKWVVLLMLFFLIAGSGGFFAWYKFFREPTQIKVTEKKETKKIEDTLGIIFPLETFIVNLSEDTGKRYLKTTLELELPDLGSKEEVEKRKAQIRDNLLVLLSSKSFSDINTIKGKYKLKDEIITRLNAILVNGKVKQVYFTEFVIQ
- the fliM gene encoding flagellar motor switch protein FliM; translated protein: MSQVLSQDEVDALLKGISDGEVGAETDEPIDESGITSYDLTRGRVIRGRMPTLEVINQRFAREFRTSLSNILRRTVDINVLATETMKFEDFFKSLPVPTSIHIVRLENLRGTALVVLESRLVFTIIDALFGGTGAGTTKIEGKDFTAIEDKVMKRIVHRLIEVLEESWKNFHKIGIKFLRSEINPQFAIIVPPTDVVVVISFEVELEQSTGNITLCIPYSTIEPIKEKLSAGFQSDQLGTDQSWLSRIKEHLKRVPANITVELGRSEIKGRELLNLQVGDVIQLEKDCTDELDVRVEENLKFRGYPGILKGNKALQISSIFMEGENIK